The proteins below are encoded in one region of Neorhodopirellula lusitana:
- a CDS encoding hydantoinase B/oxoprolinase family protein, which produces MPSIKPQSTINVWADIGGTFTDCLVNLPDPSGTSTSQIQRSIKVLSSGLVTAVVRSVNSDSLTVEMPTKFVHDHFWTGAQLVTQSGTRIGQIKNCHLDTRLQSQNTAPENPPAHEVTQVHLSLDGVISDSVCTGDTLTLDGGVEAPVLATRLLLQVPLSQRLPKLNARLGTTRGTNALLTRSGSSLALLITEGFGDLLHIGTQDRPDLFALDIVKPEPLPNTIIEIPGRLTAQGEELIPLDKAVISQRLRELAESDDRPEVIAICLLHAYQNDAHEQAVAQLAHEAGFQRVIRSCQIAALPRIVPRAETTTLDAYLQPVLEDYVQRVTQQFGGERCNLRWMTSNGTLVSSGSFRGRESVLSGPAGGVVALEQISRQLGLAGAVGLDMGGTSTDVSRFDGQLGRRQESQIAGIRILAPMMDIHTVAAGGGSICGVRDGRLFVGPESAGANPGPACYGRGGPLTITDINVILGRLPIDRFPFPLDSDASHAALQTVFDQLPPATATSPQTLAAGFLKIAVTEMAEAARVVTTAAGNDVRKMSLVGFGGAAGGHLCQVAEALNMHHAVDHSQAGILSAVGIGHAPIGRIITKPLLATIAPPLGPETSLPQNTARALIPEVLDRLDAMAVSLKEDCTQRLLTEERIDTNRLVEGELHTTLTADLRYLGTQSTLEITIHPLATLADRMDSKHQETFGYARHTMPIEVVAVRCESKIIAANNATTPAPNSDNAAPTEISFPSDPSQPTFDRETLSPGTRIEGPAIIASAHSILVVETNWTATLDTNRLIQLHRTPLASNQSLPLSSKALTAGTPKASDLPPPSSTIHPPSGRVEQSEGRVAHNSSHPSLPVSGKARAAGTPASPSTPPPHRSNNDAVEMEVVARRVQGIAEAMGEAIRRTSVSVNVKERRDYSCAVFLSDGSLVANAPHVPVHLGAMGHTVRTIIQAFPDMQPGDCFISNDPYAGGSHLPDITVVTPVFCSSDDGDPDLPNRCNFFVASRCHHAEIGGLVPGSMAPNATCLTDEGVVLSSLPLVYLGNTYHADIRHRLQSARYPSRNVDENMADIAAAEAAGREGVRLLQSLADSISPPRLTRLLERLLNVAGQATATWIESLGNETRQFADQLDDGTPVQVQLVPDPSTRRLKIDFTGTGDVHPHAFNATRSIVTAAVLYVLRCVTPNELPLCDGVLDRIDLIIPPGLLAPPVSRDEQGQLNTDDCPAVVAGNVETSNRVVDVLLGALGAAAASQGTMNNLLIGDDTFGYYETIGGGSGATTNAPGADAVHTHMTNTRITDPEIFESRLPLRLWKFGIRHGSGGQGKHNGGNGIIREIEFLRPLTVSMITSRRTTTPYGLSGGTNGHPGQQTWIHNNNETNLNASFTLSVHPTHRLRIQTPGGGGYGPQ; this is translated from the coding sequence ATGCCATCGATAAAGCCTCAATCAACAATCAACGTTTGGGCAGACATCGGCGGCACGTTCACCGATTGCTTGGTCAACCTTCCTGATCCATCGGGCACCTCCACTTCGCAAATCCAGCGAAGCATCAAGGTGCTCAGCAGCGGACTCGTCACCGCGGTCGTTCGCTCAGTGAACTCCGATTCACTGACTGTCGAAATGCCGACCAAGTTCGTCCATGACCATTTCTGGACCGGCGCGCAACTCGTCACCCAATCCGGTACCCGAATCGGACAGATCAAAAACTGCCACCTCGATACCCGCCTGCAAAGCCAAAACACTGCACCGGAGAACCCCCCCGCCCACGAAGTCACCCAAGTTCACTTGTCACTCGACGGCGTGATTTCAGACTCCGTTTGCACCGGCGACACTCTCACGCTCGACGGCGGAGTCGAAGCCCCAGTCCTGGCCACTCGACTCTTATTGCAGGTTCCACTCTCCCAGCGTCTCCCCAAACTTAACGCCCGACTGGGAACCACTCGCGGCACCAACGCTTTGCTGACCCGCAGCGGCAGCTCGCTCGCCTTACTGATCACCGAAGGCTTCGGTGACCTACTGCATATCGGAACGCAAGATCGGCCGGACTTGTTTGCCTTGGACATTGTCAAACCTGAACCGCTGCCAAACACCATCATCGAGATCCCCGGTCGATTAACTGCCCAAGGCGAAGAGCTGATCCCACTCGACAAAGCGGTGATCTCCCAACGACTTCGCGAACTCGCGGAGTCCGATGACCGCCCCGAAGTGATCGCGATCTGCCTCCTGCACGCCTACCAGAACGACGCTCACGAGCAGGCCGTCGCTCAACTGGCTCACGAAGCTGGATTCCAACGGGTGATTCGATCCTGCCAAATCGCCGCACTTCCACGCATCGTCCCCCGTGCTGAAACGACAACACTCGACGCTTACTTGCAGCCTGTTCTCGAAGACTACGTCCAGCGCGTTACCCAGCAATTCGGTGGCGAGCGGTGCAACCTGCGCTGGATGACGAGCAATGGAACGCTCGTGTCCTCCGGTTCCTTCCGAGGTCGTGAAAGCGTGCTGTCCGGCCCCGCCGGCGGAGTCGTCGCGTTGGAACAGATCTCGCGGCAACTCGGACTCGCCGGTGCCGTTGGCCTCGACATGGGTGGGACCAGCACCGATGTCAGTCGCTTTGATGGCCAATTGGGACGCCGCCAGGAAAGCCAAATCGCGGGCATTCGTATCCTCGCACCGATGATGGACATCCACACCGTTGCTGCCGGTGGCGGTTCGATCTGCGGAGTCCGAGACGGACGCCTGTTCGTCGGTCCTGAAAGTGCCGGCGCGAACCCTGGTCCAGCCTGCTACGGACGCGGTGGGCCTCTGACGATCACCGACATCAACGTCATCCTCGGCCGACTCCCGATCGATCGCTTTCCCTTCCCACTCGACTCGGATGCATCCCACGCCGCCCTGCAAACGGTCTTCGACCAACTGCCGCCTGCTACCGCCACATCCCCGCAAACGCTGGCCGCAGGTTTTCTAAAGATCGCGGTCACGGAAATGGCTGAAGCTGCCCGCGTCGTTACCACCGCTGCCGGCAACGACGTCCGCAAAATGTCTTTAGTCGGCTTTGGAGGAGCCGCCGGAGGCCACCTCTGCCAGGTCGCCGAAGCACTCAACATGCACCACGCCGTCGACCACTCTCAAGCCGGCATCCTATCCGCCGTCGGCATCGGCCACGCACCCATCGGTCGGATCATCACAAAACCATTACTGGCCACAATTGCTCCACCTCTGGGTCCAGAAACATCACTGCCGCAAAACACGGCTCGAGCCTTAATACCTGAGGTACTCGATCGCCTGGACGCGATGGCAGTCAGCCTAAAAGAAGATTGCACCCAGCGTCTACTAACCGAAGAACGCATCGATACCAACAGACTGGTCGAAGGCGAACTCCACACCACACTCACCGCCGACCTGCGTTACCTCGGCACCCAGTCCACACTCGAAATCACCATCCATCCATTGGCAACACTCGCCGATCGCATGGACTCCAAACACCAAGAAACCTTCGGATACGCTCGCCACACGATGCCCATCGAAGTTGTCGCCGTGCGATGCGAGTCCAAGATCATCGCGGCAAACAATGCGACCACTCCCGCCCCAAACTCAGACAACGCTGCACCTACGGAAATCTCATTTCCAAGCGATCCGAGCCAGCCCACCTTTGATAGAGAAACCCTATCGCCCGGCACGCGGATTGAAGGTCCTGCCATTATCGCGTCAGCCCACTCCATCCTTGTCGTCGAAACCAACTGGACCGCAACCCTCGACACCAACCGTCTGATCCAACTCCACCGCACCCCACTCGCCAGCAACCAATCACTCCCCCTGAGCAGCAAGGCCCTAACTGCCGGTACCCCCAAAGCTTCTGACCTTCCCCCTCCCTCCTCCACCATTCACCCTCCCTCTGGGAGGGTCGAGCAAAGCGAGGGGAGGGTCGCGCACAATTCCAGCCACCCTTCACTCCCCGTCAGCGGAAAGGCGCGAGCCGCCGGTACCCCCGCATCACCATCAACGCCCCCGCCCCATCGCTCCAACAACGACGCCGTTGAGATGGAAGTGGTTGCCCGCCGCGTACAAGGAATCGCCGAAGCGATGGGCGAAGCGATCCGCCGCACCAGCGTCAGCGTCAACGTCAAAGAACGCCGAGACTACAGCTGTGCCGTCTTCCTCAGCGACGGCTCCCTGGTCGCCAACGCCCCTCATGTGCCCGTGCACCTCGGGGCGATGGGCCACACCGTCCGCACGATCATCCAAGCATTCCCCGACATGCAGCCCGGCGATTGCTTCATCAGCAATGATCCCTACGCGGGCGGCTCGCACCTTCCCGACATCACGGTTGTGACTCCTGTATTTTGCTCGTCGGATGACGGCGATCCGGACCTACCAAACCGATGCAACTTCTTCGTTGCCTCACGTTGCCACCACGCCGAGATTGGTGGCCTTGTCCCAGGCTCCATGGCCCCCAACGCAACATGCTTGACTGACGAAGGCGTCGTCCTGAGTAGCCTACCGCTGGTCTATCTAGGAAACACCTACCACGCCGACATTCGCCATCGACTCCAATCAGCTCGATACCCGTCACGCAACGTCGACGAAAACATGGCCGACATCGCCGCAGCGGAAGCGGCCGGCCGTGAGGGCGTGCGACTACTCCAGTCGTTGGCCGATTCCATTTCACCACCACGTTTGACACGCCTGCTCGAACGATTGCTCAACGTCGCCGGACAAGCAACGGCGACTTGGATCGAGTCACTTGGAAATGAAACACGGCAATTTGCGGATCAACTCGACGATGGCACTCCCGTCCAAGTGCAACTCGTCCCCGACCCATCCACCCGCCGGTTGAAGATCGACTTCACCGGAACCGGAGACGTTCACCCGCATGCCTTCAACGCCACCCGGTCCATTGTCACCGCCGCAGTTCTGTACGTCCTGCGGTGCGTGACTCCGAACGAACTCCCACTGTGCGATGGAGTCCTCGATCGCATCGACTTGATTATCCCACCGGGCCTGCTCGCCCCTCCCGTTTCACGCGACGAGCAAGGCCAACTCAACACCGACGACTGCCCGGCCGTCGTGGCAGGCAACGTGGAAACCAGCAACCGAGTCGTCGACGTACTTCTCGGCGCACTCGGAGCCGCCGCAGCGTCCCAAGGCACGATGAACAACCTCCTCATCGGCGACGACACATTCGGTTACTACGAAACCATCGGCGGCGGCTCTGGCGCAACCACCAATGCACCGGGAGCTGATGCCGTCCACACACACATGACCAACACCCGGATCACCGACCCTGAAATTTTCGAATCACGCCTACCGCTCAGACTCTGGAAATTCGGCATCCGCCACGGCAGCGGAGGCCAAGGAAAGCACAACGGCGGCAACGGCATCATCCGCGAGATCGAGTTTCTCCGCCCCCTCACCGTCTCCATGATCACCTCCCGCCGCACCACCACCCCCTACGGCCTATCCGGCGGCACCAACGGCCACCCCGGCCAACAAACCTGGATCCACAACAACAACGAAACCAACCTAAACGCCAGCTTCACACTAAGCGTCCACCCCACCCACCGCCTCCGAATCCAAACCCCAGGCGGCGGCGGCTATGGACCTCAATAA
- a CDS encoding DegT/DnrJ/EryC1/StrS family aminotransferase, giving the protein MINASHQRLYLSPPHMGGQERKLLLEAFDSNWIAPLGPHVDGFEEEFAAIVGRKHAVAVSSGTAALHLSLRLLDVQPRQEVFTSSMTFVATANSIRYAGAKPVFVDSETDTWNMNPSLLAEELDRSMRANVLPAAVMVVDVNGQCANYAQIVGICDSFGVPIIEDAAESLGASLHGEPAGSFGELSCFSFNGNKIITTSGGGMLVTDNEEWAKQARYLATQARDPAPHYEHSVTGYNYRMSNLLAAIGRGQLQVLPDRVAKRRAIFDKYRNELGDLPGVQFMPEPDGFHSTRWLTALTIDPNQFGADREQVRLALEAENIEARPVWKPMHLQPAFSDCRSVGGAVSEALFQDGLCLPSGSSMSEEDQNRVIKVVKRCCQPVAVKAIR; this is encoded by the coding sequence GTGATAAACGCATCCCACCAACGCCTCTATCTTTCACCCCCTCACATGGGAGGCCAGGAACGAAAGCTGTTGTTAGAAGCGTTTGACTCCAATTGGATTGCTCCTTTGGGGCCACATGTCGATGGTTTTGAAGAAGAATTTGCTGCGATTGTTGGCCGCAAGCATGCCGTCGCTGTGTCTTCAGGTACTGCGGCATTGCACCTTTCGCTGCGATTGCTCGATGTACAGCCGAGGCAGGAGGTTTTTACCTCCTCTATGACGTTTGTGGCGACTGCAAATTCGATTCGCTACGCCGGTGCCAAACCGGTGTTTGTTGATAGTGAAACGGATACTTGGAACATGAATCCGAGTTTGCTCGCCGAGGAGCTTGATCGATCCATGAGAGCCAATGTGTTGCCCGCAGCGGTGATGGTCGTCGATGTGAACGGGCAGTGTGCCAACTACGCCCAAATTGTTGGTATCTGTGACTCGTTCGGTGTTCCTATTATCGAGGATGCTGCTGAGTCGTTGGGGGCGAGTTTGCATGGGGAGCCCGCTGGCAGTTTCGGTGAGCTGAGTTGTTTTTCTTTCAACGGGAACAAGATTATTACCACTTCGGGTGGTGGGATGTTGGTGACCGATAATGAAGAATGGGCAAAGCAGGCTCGTTATTTGGCAACACAGGCTCGTGACCCGGCACCGCATTACGAGCATTCGGTGACGGGGTACAACTACCGGATGAGTAATTTGTTGGCCGCGATCGGTCGGGGGCAGTTGCAGGTGCTGCCGGATCGCGTTGCAAAGCGTCGGGCCATTTTTGATAAGTATCGGAACGAGCTTGGCGATTTGCCGGGTGTGCAGTTCATGCCGGAGCCGGATGGTTTTCATTCCACGCGTTGGTTAACCGCCTTGACGATCGATCCAAATCAATTCGGTGCGGATCGGGAACAAGTCCGACTGGCACTGGAGGCGGAGAACATTGAAGCTCGCCCTGTTTGGAAGCCGATGCATTTGCAGCCCGCGTTTTCGGATTGCCGATCTGTCGGTGGCGCGGTGAGCGAAGCTCTATTTCAAGATGGCCTCTGTCTTCCAAGTGGTTCCTCCATGAGCGAAGAAGACCAGAACCGCGTGATCAAAGTTGTCAAACGGTGTTGCCAGCCGGTAGCCGTTAAGGCGATTCGCTAG
- a CDS encoding BBP7 family outer membrane beta-barrel protein, with the protein MKTIINTFLISVCAFGGATFAANPERYFESEILLWDLSPGSNLVTTVNDGTGASELEVDDANPDAAILPRLTIGWTQDRDSIELSYWGLGDWNDSHTVTGNNDLSLDGAVALATLDFFDADRMTIRNDAEIHNVEANLWQAHGPMELLFGFRYIRFDETFNINSMDLDSGTSDYRIDTVNDVFAVQTGARAETSFHSWTLRGVSKLGFGISDQRQDTFLGDFNNTAVLRDSRTKDAEFSLIAELGVKAERRINSLFSFTMGYDLLWIDNIARAADQLDFTDVATSGTELHTHGRGFLHGGSCGLVANW; encoded by the coding sequence ATGAAAACCATCATCAACACATTCTTAATTTCAGTGTGTGCTTTTGGAGGTGCGACGTTCGCAGCAAATCCTGAGCGATATTTTGAATCAGAAATTCTACTTTGGGATCTTTCCCCAGGCAGCAATCTCGTCACAACCGTCAATGACGGAACAGGCGCGTCCGAACTAGAAGTTGATGATGCCAACCCAGACGCAGCGATCCTACCTCGACTGACAATTGGCTGGACACAAGACCGCGACTCGATTGAACTGTCTTATTGGGGGCTGGGCGACTGGAACGATTCACATACGGTGACAGGAAACAATGATTTGAGCCTCGATGGTGCGGTTGCTCTCGCAACGCTCGATTTTTTTGATGCTGATCGCATGACGATTCGCAACGATGCGGAAATCCACAACGTTGAAGCAAACTTGTGGCAGGCCCACGGTCCCATGGAACTCTTGTTTGGATTTCGCTACATCCGCTTCGACGAAACGTTCAATATCAACAGCATGGATCTCGACAGCGGAACCAGCGACTATCGGATTGACACGGTCAATGATGTGTTCGCCGTTCAAACCGGTGCCAGAGCCGAAACGTCTTTCCATAGCTGGACACTTCGTGGTGTGAGCAAGTTAGGGTTTGGGATCTCAGACCAACGTCAAGATACCTTCCTCGGTGACTTCAACAACACTGCTGTTCTAAGAGACTCACGCACCAAAGACGCGGAATTCTCACTCATTGCCGAACTGGGAGTCAAAGCTGAGCGGCGAATCAACAGCCTCTTTTCATTCACCATGGGGTACGATCTACTATGGATTGACAACATTGCCCGCGCCGCCGATCAACTCGACTTTACTGATGTTGCAACCAGCGGAACCGAACTGCACACACATGGACGTGGTTTTTTACACGGCGGAAGCTGTGGGCTTGTCGCTAACTGGTAG